In Allocoprobacillus halotolerans, a genomic segment contains:
- a CDS encoding AAA family ATPase has protein sequence MKIIKLTMSAFMAYKDLTVIDFENMHDHGLYLISGPTGSGKTTLFDAITFALYGEASGSHRQASYFRSDFASAKDETYVELAFELHQHLYTVKRSPTYYREGYKTPKNAQAYFDDGNQVIEGVKEVNVKIKELLGVDVRQFKQIVMIAQGEFTKLIYASSEERERVLRHVFHSESLVTFENLLKEKVKSHKDAFLLSSQNLASRFALLQMDENFMHSHLEFHPSYIEEAQNENQKINEQLKLETKYYKQAQKEYEQFSSQYYQKEQRNQQLLELQEVSQQYHQLQSQKDKMTLLKHDLEQIAQIKNHQTIIEYYKQSESNYQQTFNQKQEVQQKLSSLQEELTQREKEYQKLDQYKQKKINYF, from the coding sequence GTGAAAATTATTAAATTAACGATGAGTGCTTTTATGGCTTATAAAGATTTAACCGTGATTGATTTTGAAAATATGCATGATCATGGTTTGTATTTGATTAGTGGTCCAACGGGTTCAGGGAAAACAACACTTTTTGATGCGATAACTTTTGCTTTATATGGTGAAGCGAGTGGTTCACATCGACAGGCTTCTTATTTTCGTAGTGATTTTGCCAGTGCTAAGGATGAAACATATGTTGAACTAGCATTTGAATTACACCAACATTTATATACTGTGAAACGTTCACCGACTTATTATCGAGAAGGCTATAAAACGCCTAAGAATGCACAAGCTTATTTTGATGATGGCAATCAAGTCATTGAAGGTGTCAAAGAAGTGAATGTGAAAATCAAAGAGCTATTAGGTGTTGATGTGCGTCAGTTTAAACAAATTGTGATGATTGCACAAGGAGAGTTTACAAAATTGATTTATGCCAGCAGTGAAGAAAGAGAACGTGTCTTACGTCATGTTTTCCATAGTGAATCATTGGTAACTTTTGAAAATTTACTCAAAGAAAAAGTGAAATCACATAAAGATGCTTTCTTACTTTCTTCACAAAATTTAGCCTCACGTTTTGCCTTATTACAAATGGATGAAAACTTTATGCATAGTCATCTTGAATTTCATCCTTCTTATATTGAGGAGGCTCAAAATGAAAATCAAAAAATTAATGAGCAATTAAAACTTGAAACCAAGTATTACAAACAAGCTCAAAAAGAATATGAACAATTCTCATCACAATATTATCAAAAAGAACAACGCAATCAACAATTATTAGAATTACAAGAAGTAAGTCAACAATATCATCAATTACAATCACAAAAAGATAAGATGACATTATTAAAACATGATTTAGAACAGATTGCTCAAATCAAGAATCATCAAACCATAATTGAATATTACAAACAAAGTGAGTCTAATTATCAACAAACATTCAATCAAAAACAAGAAGTCCAACAAAAACTTTCTTCTTTACAAGAAGAATTAACCCAGCGAGAAAAAGAATATCAAAAATTAGATCAGTATAAACAAAAAAAGATCAATTATTTTTAG
- a CDS encoding exonuclease SbcCD subunit D: protein MKFVHIGDLHLGKVIHQCSLLEIQRELLFELLEMMDQQNIRCLIIAGDVYDRLIPSQEAVNLLDEFLTAALLTYHIQVLMISGNHDSSDRLHFASSLLVKNGLHIETYLKEDMAFVEYDKVRFYLLPFVKPSQVKMLYPHQDIHTYQDALSYYLSKQSLDNHYQNILVTHQFVGHSSITSKSEIPLSVGGSEIIDASLFDDFDYVALGHLHAPQKVKRDTMRYSGSLMCYSFDEVNQKKSIVIVDTDTMDITTYQLHPSKTLKKYQGTFAQLMDSKYINKKDDYMAFELLDQKIVPHAIEQLRTLYPHLLQITYHYLMKERQQTSFQPMQSIEQMDTFTLFQQFYHDVKNQDLQEESMTIVKGLLEKAGETSENY, encoded by the coding sequence GTGAAGTTTGTACATATTGGAGATTTACATTTAGGAAAGGTGATTCATCAATGTTCATTGTTAGAGATTCAACGTGAACTCTTATTTGAACTGTTAGAGATGATGGATCAACAGAATATTCGTTGTTTGATTATTGCGGGTGACGTTTATGATCGTTTAATACCTAGTCAAGAAGCAGTCAATCTATTAGATGAATTCTTAACTGCAGCCTTATTAACTTATCATATTCAAGTTTTAATGATTAGTGGTAATCATGATAGTTCTGATCGTTTACATTTTGCCAGTTCTCTCTTGGTAAAAAATGGTTTACATATTGAAACGTATTTAAAAGAAGATATGGCATTTGTAGAATATGATAAAGTCAGATTTTATTTATTACCATTTGTAAAACCTAGTCAAGTCAAGATGCTTTATCCTCATCAAGATATTCACACTTATCAGGATGCTCTTTCCTATTATCTTTCTAAGCAAAGTCTTGACAACCATTATCAAAATATTCTTGTGACGCATCAATTTGTCGGTCATTCTAGTATTACAAGTAAGTCAGAAATACCATTAAGTGTTGGTGGAAGTGAAATAATAGATGCTTCTTTATTTGATGATTTTGATTATGTGGCCTTAGGGCATCTTCATGCACCACAAAAGGTTAAACGTGATACGATGCGTTATAGTGGTTCTTTAATGTGTTATTCTTTTGATGAAGTGAATCAGAAAAAATCAATTGTTATTGTTGATACGGATACAATGGACATCACAACTTATCAACTTCATCCTTCAAAGACACTCAAAAAATATCAAGGGACATTTGCCCAATTGATGGATTCAAAATACATTAACAAAAAAGATGATTATATGGCATTTGAGTTATTGGATCAAAAGATTGTACCTCATGCGATTGAACAATTGCGTACTTTATATCCTCATCTTTTACAAATCACTTATCACTATTTAATGAAAGAAAGACAACAAACATCATTTCAACCGATGCAATCCATTGAACAAATGGATACTTTCACTTTGTTTCAACAGTTTTATCACGATGTCAAAAATCAAGATTTACAAGAGGAGTCTATGACAATAGTCAAAGGATTATTAGAAAAGGCAGGTGAAACAAGTGAAAATTATTAA
- a CDS encoding GNAT family N-acetyltransferase, giving the protein MHLELLEYVSHNLPKGFTPYYIYEIRVDDKEVGRVTFREGTFQQHYFDGHIGYHIEPEFRGHHYAYQACLLLQKELGFHQVILTCDPNNQASLHTIEKLGAKYLETKTIPANQRRFFNRDEKEKMIFIWEI; this is encoded by the coding sequence ATGCATTTAGAATTATTAGAATATGTGAGTCATAATTTACCAAAAGGTTTTACACCTTATTATATTTATGAAATTAGAGTTGATGATAAGGAAGTAGGAAGAGTAACTTTTAGAGAAGGCACCTTCCAACAACATTATTTTGATGGCCATATTGGTTATCATATTGAACCAGAATTTCGTGGGCACCATTATGCCTATCAGGCGTGTTTACTTTTACAAAAAGAATTAGGCTTTCATCAAGTGATTTTAACTTGTGATCCAAACAATCAGGCATCGTTACATACAATTGAAAAACTGGGTGCAAAATATTTAGAAACCAAAACGATTCCAGCTAATCAACGACGTTTTTTTAATCGTGATGAAAAGGAAAAGATGATTTTCATTTGGGAAATTTAA
- a CDS encoding hemolysin family protein, translating into MDSIPSQLFLQAILILLNAFFAATEIAVLSLNKTQLEKKAENGEKTAKRLLLLLQEPSGFLSTIQIGITLAGFLGSAFAADNFSEYLVQWISQDLGVTSIPLNVLDTFAVIIITIILSYFTLIFGELVPKRIAMQKPYEVSKISCGTVLAISKIMNPVVKFLSLSTNAILKLLHLKTEAEEDSVTEEEILTMIELGEKRGVLNEDESEWLQNIFDFNDTDISEIMTPSVDIMMISVDASQEEILKTIQDSGLSRYPVYQNDEDNIIGVLHVRDYLLNLQTKKKPIEKILSKPYFIPDSMRADVLFADMQNKNIHFAIAIDEFGGVSGIITLEDLVEEIFGNIYDEHDSRERPDIQKINETQWRVNGNTDIEELSEAIGIQFPQDEDYNTIGGYIYSHLRSIPKDGTTKTIHINNLTFQITKIQDRRIKEVIITKKA; encoded by the coding sequence ATGGACTCTATACCCTCGCAATTGTTCTTGCAAGCAATTTTAATTTTATTGAATGCCTTTTTTGCGGCAACTGAGATTGCTGTCTTATCATTAAATAAGACACAATTAGAAAAGAAAGCTGAAAATGGTGAAAAAACAGCGAAACGCTTGTTACTTTTATTACAAGAACCATCAGGTTTTCTATCAACTATTCAAATTGGAATTACATTGGCAGGATTTTTAGGAAGTGCCTTCGCAGCTGATAATTTTTCAGAATATCTTGTACAATGGATATCACAAGATTTAGGAGTCACAAGTATTCCACTTAATGTCTTAGATACTTTTGCAGTTATTATTATTACGATTATTTTATCTTATTTCACTTTGATTTTTGGAGAACTTGTTCCCAAAAGAATTGCTATGCAAAAACCATATGAAGTATCTAAAATCTCATGTGGTACAGTTTTAGCCATCTCTAAAATTATGAATCCCGTTGTCAAATTCTTATCTCTTTCAACAAATGCTATTTTAAAATTATTACATTTAAAAACAGAGGCTGAAGAAGATAGTGTGACTGAAGAAGAAATTTTAACAATGATTGAACTTGGTGAAAAACGTGGTGTTCTTAATGAAGATGAAAGTGAATGGCTACAAAATATCTTTGATTTCAATGATACTGATATTTCAGAAATCATGACACCATCTGTTGATATTATGATGATTTCAGTTGATGCCTCACAAGAGGAAATTCTTAAAACGATTCAAGACTCTGGATTATCACGTTATCCTGTTTATCAAAATGATGAAGACAATATTATTGGTGTCCTTCATGTAAGAGATTATTTATTAAATCTTCAAACCAAGAAAAAACCAATTGAAAAAATTCTTTCTAAACCTTATTTTATTCCTGATTCTATGCGTGCAGATGTTTTATTTGCAGATATGCAAAATAAAAACATTCATTTTGCGATTGCGATTGATGAATTTGGTGGAGTGAGTGGAATTATTACATTAGAAGATTTAGTTGAAGAAATCTTTGGAAATATCTATGATGAACATGATTCTCGTGAAAGACCTGATATTCAAAAAATCAATGAAACACAATGGAGAGTCAACGGCAATACTGATATTGAAGAATTATCTGAAGCTATCGGTATCCAATTCCCACAAGATGAAGATTATAACACGATTGGTGGTTATATATATAGCCATCTCCGTTCCATTCCAAAAGATGGTACAACCAAAACAATTCATATTAACAATCTTACCTTCCAAATCACTAAGATCCAAGATCGACGTATCAAGGAAGTTATTATAACAAAGAAAGCCTAG